One segment of Rosa chinensis cultivar Old Blush chromosome 6, RchiOBHm-V2, whole genome shotgun sequence DNA contains the following:
- the LOC112171477 gene encoding uncharacterized protein LOC112171477, giving the protein MAGDKVPSPPPNPNKSNHSTSDISNPFFTHHSDHPGLVLVSKPLNGDNYTSWKRAMTLALNSKNKLSFVNGSIRAPSPEADPEGYVTWSRCNDMVHSWIVNTISSKITDSIIYYPTAHEVWEDLSEHFSQGNAPRIFEIQLDIASLKQEQQSVSAYYTKLKSLWDELATYSEASQ; this is encoded by the coding sequence ATGGCTGGTGATAAAGTCCCATCACCACCACCCAATCCCAACAAGTCCAATCATTCAACATCTGATATCTCAAATCCATTCTTCACTCACCATTCAGACCATCCTGGATTGGTCTTAGTCTCCAAACCATTGAATGGAGACAACTACACAAGTTGGAAGAGGGCTATGACATTGGCTCTCAATTCTAAAAACAAGCTCAGCTTTGTGAATGGTTCAATCAGAGCTCCATCACCTGAAGCTGATCCAGAAGGATATGTAACTTGGTCAAGATGCAATGACATGGTCCATTCATGGATCGTTAACACAATCAGTTCTAAAATTACTGACAGTATCATCTACTATCCTACAGCTCATGAGGTATGGGAAGATCTAAGTGAGCATTTTTCACAAGGCAATGCACCTCGCATATTTGAAATTCAGCTAGACATCGCCTCACTCAAGCAGGAACAACAATCAGTTTCAGCATACTacacgaaattgaaaagtttatggGATGAATTGGCAACCTATTCAGAAGCATCACAATGA